Proteins encoded together in one Cellulomonas gilvus ATCC 13127 window:
- a CDS encoding PH domain-containing protein yields MGYPKEMLTAGEQVVLHRHPHLKALIGPGLLLLVVTALGAWAAVWGTDGARGAEGPVVAVAAGVVWLLVLVWFLARLVRWRTTHFVITDRRVMFRKGVFTRSGIDIPLLRVNSVQFRHGFVDRILRTGTLIIESASDDPLEFDDIPGVEKVHALLYARLDDSLDGDDEARA; encoded by the coding sequence GTGGGCTACCCCAAGGAGATGCTCACCGCGGGTGAGCAGGTCGTGCTGCACCGCCACCCGCACCTCAAGGCGCTCATCGGGCCCGGTCTGCTGCTGCTCGTCGTGACCGCGCTGGGCGCGTGGGCCGCCGTGTGGGGCACGGACGGCGCACGCGGTGCCGAGGGCCCCGTCGTCGCGGTCGCCGCCGGCGTCGTGTGGCTGCTGGTTCTCGTGTGGTTCCTCGCGCGGCTCGTGAGGTGGCGCACCACGCACTTCGTCATCACCGACCGCCGCGTGATGTTCCGCAAGGGCGTGTTCACGCGCTCGGGGATCGACATCCCGCTGCTGCGCGTGAACTCGGTGCAGTTCCGGCACGGGTTCGTCGACCGGATCCTGCGCACGGGCACGCTCATCATCGAGTCCGCATCGGACGACCCGCTCGAGTTCGACGACATCCCGGGCGTGGAGAAGGTGCACGCGCTGCTGTACGCGCGCCTCGACGACAGCCTGGACGGCGACGACGAGGCGCGCGCCTGA
- a CDS encoding ABC transporter ATP-binding protein, translating to MTTHAVHTLAVEAATIGYDDRVVVHDMTLEVPAGKITTIVGANACGKSTLLRAMARLLKVKAGRVLLDGAPIDSIPSRDVATVLGLLPQTPVSPEGIAVADLVGRGRYPHQGWFRRWTPQDDAAVESALRATDTLDLADRPVDELSGGQRQRVWIAMALAQETDVLLLDEPTTFLDVAHQVEVLDLLTDLNRAQGTTIVMVLHDLNLAARYTDHLVALREGRLVAQGAPAQVVTPALVAEVFGMSAEVVPDPVSGAPLVVPIGRHHAGDGVTGRRRELASRTLA from the coding sequence GTGACGACGCACGCGGTGCACACGCTCGCGGTCGAGGCGGCCACGATCGGCTACGACGACCGCGTCGTGGTGCACGACATGACGCTCGAGGTCCCCGCCGGCAAGATCACGACGATCGTCGGCGCCAACGCGTGCGGCAAGTCGACGCTGCTGCGGGCCATGGCCCGCCTGCTCAAGGTCAAGGCCGGCCGGGTGCTCCTCGACGGCGCACCCATCGACTCGATCCCGTCACGCGACGTCGCCACCGTGCTGGGCCTGCTCCCCCAGACGCCCGTGAGCCCCGAGGGCATCGCGGTCGCCGACCTGGTCGGCCGGGGCCGCTACCCGCACCAGGGCTGGTTCCGGCGCTGGACCCCGCAGGACGACGCCGCGGTCGAGTCCGCGCTGCGCGCGACCGACACGCTCGACCTGGCGGACCGCCCGGTCGACGAGCTCTCGGGCGGGCAGCGGCAGCGCGTCTGGATCGCGATGGCGCTCGCGCAGGAGACCGACGTGCTCCTGCTGGACGAGCCGACGACGTTCCTCGACGTCGCGCACCAGGTCGAGGTGCTCGACCTGCTCACGGACCTCAACCGCGCGCAGGGCACGACGATCGTCATGGTCCTGCACGACCTCAACCTCGCGGCGCGCTACACCGACCACCTCGTGGCGCTGCGCGAGGGGCGGCTCGTGGCGCAGGGCGCCCCGGCCCAGGTGGTGACGCCCGCGCTCGTCGCCGAGGTGTTCGGGATGAGCGCCGAGGTCGTGCCCGACCCGGTCTCGGGTGCGCCGCTCGTCGTGCCCATCGGCCGGCACCACGCGGGTGACGGTGTGACCGGCCGCCGCCGCGAGCTCGCGAGCCGCACGCTCGCGTGA
- a CDS encoding FecCD family ABC transporter permease — MTRTLDRPAPVGTVAAGRRARLRRRRAVLTGLALLLLVVVVVTLCVGERSYSPLEVLRVLLGEQVPGATFTVETLRLPRMLTGLLVGVAFGMGGVVFQTMLRNPLASPDIIGISAGSSAAAVLAITLLGVTGPALSVLAVVCGIGVAAAIYALSWRRGVHGARLVLIGIAVGAMLDSVISYAMTRAGVYDANEALRWLTGSLNSAFWPGVGPLAAAMAVLVPLLLVLSRRLSALQLGDDAAAALGVRPDRARLTLLVVAVALIAVATAVTGPIAFVAFLAGPIAHRLVRGTGLLLVPAGLVGALLVLVGDLVGQHLLTARFPVGVVTGVLGAPYLLWLLARTNRSGGSL; from the coding sequence GTGACCAGGACGCTCGATCGTCCCGCACCGGTCGGCACGGTCGCCGCCGGCCGGCGCGCACGGCTGCGCCGCCGCCGGGCCGTGCTCACCGGGCTCGCGCTGCTGCTGCTCGTCGTGGTCGTCGTGACCCTGTGCGTCGGCGAGCGCTCGTACAGCCCGCTCGAGGTGCTGCGCGTGCTGCTCGGCGAGCAGGTCCCCGGCGCGACGTTCACCGTCGAGACGCTGCGCCTGCCGCGCATGCTCACGGGGCTGCTCGTGGGCGTCGCGTTCGGCATGGGCGGCGTGGTGTTCCAGACGATGCTGCGCAACCCGCTCGCGAGCCCGGACATCATCGGCATCAGCGCGGGCTCGAGCGCGGCGGCCGTCCTGGCCATCACGCTGCTCGGCGTCACCGGTCCCGCGCTGTCGGTGCTCGCGGTGGTGTGCGGCATCGGCGTCGCGGCCGCGATCTACGCGCTGTCCTGGCGACGCGGCGTGCACGGCGCCCGGCTGGTGCTCATCGGCATCGCCGTGGGTGCGATGCTCGACTCGGTGATCAGCTACGCCATGACGCGCGCGGGCGTGTACGACGCCAACGAGGCCCTGCGCTGGCTGACCGGGAGCCTCAACTCGGCGTTCTGGCCGGGCGTCGGCCCGCTGGCCGCGGCGATGGCCGTGCTCGTCCCGCTCCTGCTGGTGCTCTCGCGGCGACTGTCCGCGCTGCAGCTGGGCGACGACGCCGCGGCCGCGCTCGGCGTGCGGCCGGACCGCGCACGCCTCACGCTGCTCGTGGTCGCGGTCGCGCTCATCGCCGTGGCGACGGCCGTCACCGGGCCGATCGCGTTCGTCGCGTTCCTCGCCGGCCCCATCGCGCACCGCCTGGTGCGCGGCACGGGTCTGCTCCTGGTGCCGGCCGGCCTGGTCGGTGCGCTGCTCGTGCTGGTGGGCGACCTCGTCGGCCAGCACCTGCTGACCGCCCGCTTCCCCGTGGGCGTCGTCACCGGCGTGCTCGGCGCCCCCTACCTGCTCTGGCTGCTGGCCAGGACCAACCGCTCCGGAGGAAGTCTGTGA
- a CDS encoding FecCD family ABC transporter permease: protein MTLTSPAAPAAPTLGRPASLRRRRTLGLLLCVAAVAAAVVLSLAFGSRVVGWADVVAGVLHPDTDDIAQAAVQSRVPRTVLGLLVGAALGLAGAIMQGLTRNPLADPGLLGVSSGASLFVVLGIAWFGLSTLSQYVWVAFLGAAVASLLVYGIGSMGREGATPLKLALAGAATSAALVSMVSMVLLTRTDVLDTFRFWQVGSIGRATFPAIGQVLPFLLVGAVLAVGCARGMDAIALGDDVATGLGQRIGTVRAVGGLAAVLLCGAAVAVAGPIAFVGLVMPHLARAFTGPSHRWLLPYSAALGAALLLVADVVGRVVARPQEIEVGIVTAIIGAPVFVAIIRRQKVREL from the coding sequence GTGACCCTCACCTCTCCCGCCGCGCCGGCCGCCCCCACCCTGGGGCGGCCGGCGTCGCTGCGCCGCCGACGCACGCTCGGCCTGCTGCTGTGCGTCGCCGCCGTGGCGGCCGCGGTGGTGCTGTCCCTCGCGTTCGGCTCGCGCGTCGTCGGCTGGGCCGACGTCGTGGCGGGCGTGCTGCACCCCGACACCGACGACATCGCGCAGGCCGCGGTGCAGTCCCGCGTGCCCCGCACCGTCCTCGGCCTGCTGGTCGGCGCGGCGCTCGGGCTCGCCGGCGCGATCATGCAGGGCCTCACGCGCAACCCGTTGGCCGACCCGGGCCTGCTGGGCGTGAGCTCGGGTGCGTCGCTGTTCGTCGTGCTCGGCATCGCGTGGTTCGGGCTCTCGACGCTCTCCCAGTACGTCTGGGTCGCGTTCCTGGGTGCCGCTGTCGCGTCGCTCCTGGTCTACGGCATCGGCTCGATGGGGCGTGAGGGTGCGACGCCGCTCAAGCTCGCGCTCGCGGGGGCCGCGACGAGCGCCGCGCTGGTCTCGATGGTCTCGATGGTGCTGCTCACGCGGACCGACGTGCTCGACACGTTCCGGTTCTGGCAGGTCGGGTCGATCGGCCGTGCGACGTTCCCCGCGATCGGTCAGGTGCTGCCGTTCCTCCTGGTCGGCGCCGTGCTCGCGGTCGGGTGCGCACGGGGCATGGACGCCATCGCGCTCGGCGACGACGTCGCCACCGGGCTCGGGCAGCGGATCGGCACCGTGCGCGCGGTCGGCGGGCTCGCCGCGGTGCTGCTGTGCGGCGCGGCCGTGGCCGTCGCGGGCCCCATCGCGTTCGTCGGCCTGGTCATGCCGCACCTGGCGCGCGCGTTCACGGGACCGAGCCATCGCTGGCTGCTGCCGTACTCCGCGGCGCTCGGCGCGGCGCTCCTGCTGGTCGCCGACGTCGTGGGGCGCGTGGTCGCACGGCCGCAGGAGATCGAGGTCGGCATCGTCACCGCGATCATCGGTGCACCCGTCTTCGTCGCCATCATCCGCCGGCAGAAGGTGCGTGAGCTGTGA
- a CDS encoding iron-siderophore ABC transporter substrate-binding protein has product MRSALPHARRRAARPARLAAVAALAALALTACGSGGTDEPGATPSDGTSSTADQSAAQFPITLENTFGETTVPEKPTNVATVNWGNHDVPIALGVVPVGIQKSTYGDDDTDGILPWTSEALTALGATGDALPVLFDETDGIPFEAVANTEPDVILAAYSGLDEEQWTTLSGIAPTVSYPEFAWGTNWRDMAVIDGTALGLEAEAKALVADVEDQIEAALAERPDVAGKTIAYTWIDPADPSTIGIYTPLDARVQLTGDLGLVDAPSVVKLAGDTDQFFVNLSAEQADTLADVDILVTYGDDTTLATLQADPLLNKIPAVARGSVVVVPDATPIASATSGPTVLSVPWVLEDYLDLFEAAAKKVG; this is encoded by the coding sequence ATGCGCTCCGCACTCCCGCACGCCCGCCGCCGCGCCGCGCGCCCCGCCCGACTCGCCGCCGTGGCCGCGCTCGCCGCGCTCGCCCTGACCGCCTGCGGCTCTGGCGGCACCGACGAGCCCGGCGCCACGCCGTCCGACGGCACGTCGTCGACGGCCGACCAGAGCGCGGCGCAGTTCCCGATCACGCTCGAGAACACGTTCGGCGAGACCACGGTCCCCGAGAAGCCGACGAACGTCGCGACCGTCAACTGGGGCAACCACGACGTGCCGATCGCGCTCGGCGTGGTGCCCGTCGGCATCCAGAAGTCCACGTACGGCGACGACGACACCGACGGGATCCTGCCCTGGACGTCGGAGGCGCTCACCGCGCTCGGCGCCACGGGAGACGCGCTGCCGGTGCTGTTCGACGAGACCGACGGCATCCCGTTCGAGGCCGTCGCCAACACCGAGCCCGACGTGATCCTCGCGGCCTACTCGGGCCTGGACGAGGAGCAGTGGACGACGCTGTCGGGCATCGCTCCGACCGTGTCCTACCCCGAGTTCGCGTGGGGCACGAACTGGCGCGACATGGCGGTCATCGACGGTACGGCGCTGGGCCTCGAGGCCGAGGCGAAGGCGCTCGTCGCCGACGTGGAGGACCAGATCGAGGCCGCGCTCGCCGAGCGTCCGGACGTGGCGGGCAAGACCATCGCGTACACGTGGATCGACCCCGCGGACCCGAGCACGATCGGCATCTACACGCCGCTCGACGCGCGCGTGCAGCTCACGGGCGACCTCGGCCTGGTGGACGCGCCCTCGGTGGTGAAGCTCGCGGGCGACACCGACCAGTTCTTCGTCAACCTGTCCGCCGAGCAGGCCGACACGCTCGCCGACGTCGACATCCTGGTCACCTACGGCGACGACACGACGCTCGCGACGCTGCAGGCCGACCCGCTGCTGAACAAGATCCCCGCGGTCGCGCGCGGCTCGGTCGTGGTCGTCCCGGACGCCACGCCGATCGCGTCCGCGACGTCGGGTCCCACGGTCCTGTCGGTGCCGTGGGTCCTCGAGGACTACCTCGACCTGTTCGAGGCCGCCGCCAAGAAGGTCGGGTGA
- a CDS encoding DeoR/GlpR family DNA-binding transcription regulator: MYAPERHQRILDIAREAGRVDVVTLAAQLDVTPETIRRDLTALERHGLVRRVHGGAIPVERLGFEPGIAQREGVLAGEKERIAKAALDELPDGGSVILDAGTTTVRLAEMLPHDRDLTVVTHALPVATLLAARSNVTLHLVGGNVRGRTLAAVGPWALRELADIHADVAFVGTNGLSVERGLSTPDVAEAAVKRALVEAAQRTVVLADHSKLGRTDFAHVVPVTALDTLITDTGAADELVDEIEAAGLRVVRA, encoded by the coding sequence GTGTACGCACCCGAGCGACACCAGCGCATCCTCGACATCGCCCGCGAGGCCGGGCGGGTCGACGTGGTCACGCTGGCCGCGCAGCTCGACGTCACGCCCGAGACCATCCGGCGGGACCTGACCGCGCTCGAGCGGCACGGCCTGGTCCGCCGGGTGCACGGCGGCGCGATCCCCGTGGAGCGGCTGGGCTTCGAGCCGGGCATCGCGCAGCGTGAGGGCGTCCTGGCGGGGGAGAAGGAGCGCATCGCGAAGGCCGCGCTCGACGAGCTGCCCGACGGCGGCTCGGTGATCCTGGACGCCGGGACGACGACCGTGCGCCTGGCCGAGATGCTCCCGCACGACCGCGACCTCACGGTCGTCACGCATGCGCTCCCGGTCGCCACGCTGCTCGCGGCCCGCAGCAACGTCACGCTGCACCTGGTGGGCGGCAACGTGCGCGGCCGGACGCTCGCCGCGGTCGGCCCGTGGGCGCTGCGCGAGCTCGCCGACATCCATGCGGACGTCGCGTTCGTCGGGACGAACGGGCTCAGCGTCGAGCGCGGGCTGTCCACGCCGGACGTCGCCGAGGCCGCGGTCAAGCGCGCGCTGGTCGAGGCCGCGCAGCGCACGGTCGTGCTCGCGGACCACTCCAAGCTCGGGCGCACCGACTTCGCGCACGTGGTCCCCGTGACCGCGCTCGACACGCTGATCACCGACACGGGCGCCGCCGACGAGCTGGTCGACGAGATCGAGGCGGCCGGGCTGCGGGTGGTGCGCGCATGA
- the pfkB gene encoding 1-phosphofructokinase, with protein MIVTLTPSPSLDRTLELDHLVRGEVLRASAAYVHAGGKGINVTRALVHHGVASCAVVPVGGAEGARLVALLDERGVPVRAVPVTGATRTNITLAETDGTTTKVNAPGPALSADEVDALLAALEATLGEAVAAAPDAPHALVAAGSLPRGAGDDLFVHVAAIARLHGVPFSLDTSGEPLRRAVAAGGLDLAKPNDDELAELVGRALPTVGDLMAAAREVVAAGTRQVLVSLGAHGALLVTAHESWWAGGPPLVPLSTVGAGDTTLAGFLSAPGPAPERLRTAVAWGRAAVRTPGTAVPDPSDIDTGAVRVVAEPDPHLSPKELT; from the coding sequence ATGATCGTCACGCTGACCCCCAGCCCGAGCCTCGACCGCACGCTCGAGCTCGACCACCTGGTCCGCGGCGAGGTGCTGCGCGCGAGCGCGGCCTACGTCCACGCGGGCGGCAAGGGCATCAACGTCACGCGTGCGCTGGTGCACCACGGCGTCGCGTCGTGCGCCGTCGTCCCGGTGGGCGGCGCCGAGGGAGCGCGTCTCGTCGCGCTGCTCGACGAGCGCGGCGTGCCCGTGCGGGCGGTGCCCGTGACCGGTGCGACGCGCACCAACATCACGCTCGCGGAGACCGACGGCACCACGACCAAGGTCAACGCGCCCGGCCCCGCGCTCTCGGCCGACGAGGTCGACGCGCTGCTCGCGGCGCTCGAGGCGACGCTCGGCGAGGCCGTCGCGGCGGCCCCGGACGCGCCCCACGCGCTCGTGGCGGCCGGCAGCCTGCCGCGCGGCGCGGGTGACGACCTGTTCGTCCACGTCGCCGCGATCGCCCGGCTGCACGGCGTGCCGTTCTCGCTCGACACGTCGGGAGAGCCGCTGCGCCGCGCGGTCGCCGCGGGCGGGCTGGACCTCGCCAAGCCCAACGACGACGAGCTCGCCGAGCTCGTGGGACGCGCGCTGCCCACGGTCGGCGACCTGATGGCCGCCGCACGCGAGGTGGTCGCGGCCGGCACGCGTCAGGTCCTGGTCTCGCTCGGCGCGCACGGTGCCCTGCTGGTCACCGCGCACGAGTCCTGGTGGGCCGGCGGTCCGCCGCTGGTCCCGCTGTCCACCGTCGGTGCGGGCGACACGACCCTCGCCGGCTTCCTGTCCGCTCCCGGTCCCGCACCGGAGCGCCTCCGCACGGCCGTCGCGTGGGGGCGCGCGGCCGTCCGCACCCCCGGCACCGCGGTGCCGGACCCGTCCGACATCGACACCGGCGCCGTCCGCGTCGTCGCGGAACCCGACCCCCACCTGTCCCCGAAGGAGCTGACGTGA
- a CDS encoding PTS sugar transporter subunit IIA yields MSTPLITPGLVALDLVAADRDEVTRHLADLLVAEGRVTDAAGFLDDVRAREAQMPTGMPGGVGLPHARSAHVTAPSLVVGRLAQGVDWGAPDGPATLVFLIAAPATGDADHLQILAALARRLVHQSFRDSLREAPDAQTVADVVTREVVPS; encoded by the coding sequence GTGAGCACCCCGCTGATCACCCCCGGGCTCGTCGCCCTCGACCTGGTCGCCGCCGACCGGGACGAGGTCACGCGCCACCTTGCCGACCTCCTCGTGGCCGAGGGCCGCGTGACCGACGCGGCCGGCTTCCTGGACGACGTCCGGGCGCGCGAGGCCCAGATGCCGACCGGCATGCCCGGCGGCGTCGGCCTGCCGCATGCGCGCTCGGCGCACGTCACCGCCCCCAGCCTCGTCGTGGGCCGCCTCGCGCAGGGCGTCGACTGGGGTGCGCCCGACGGCCCCGCGACGCTCGTCTTCCTCATCGCGGCGCCCGCCACCGGCGACGCCGACCACCTGCAGATCCTCGCCGCGCTCGCGCGGCGCCTCGTCCACCAGTCCTTCCGCGACTCGCTCCGCGAGGCACCCGACGCGCAGACCGTCGCGGACGTCGTCACCCGAGAGGTCGTGCCCTCGTGA
- a CDS encoding PTS fructose transporter subunit IIC, with product MKFVAVSSCPTGIAHTYMAAEALEQAGAAAGHQVVVETQGAAGSTPIDPAVIADADGVIYAADLEVKDKDRFAGKPFVDVGVKKAVHDPNAVVAAAVAAVESARAAGVPTGPVAPAAPVTKVDTNAGAGTRIRQWLMTGVSYMIPFVAAGGILIALGFMLAGVAWPGGEGAVEVTKIPLADLVAGFDPLSLQHWSAVLFQTGALAFGFLVPVLSGFIAYAIADRPGLVPGFVGGAASVAVGAGFLGGLVTGFLAGGVALWISRWKVAKGVRGVMPVVVVPLLSSLVVGVVMLVLIGKPIASAMTSLTDWLTGLSGANAILLGALLGAMMGFDLGGPVNKVAYTFAVTGLSVQGLADDATQFKIMAAVMAAGMVAPLAMALATVVRKNLFTHSEQENGKAAWLLGASFISEGAIPFAAADPWRVIVSSVVGSSAAGAVSMALGAGVRAPHGGIWVLPLMSTFWAFVVAIVVGTVITAGLVIALKSMRPSPVVAAEQRADAALAA from the coding sequence GTGAAGTTCGTCGCCGTCTCGTCGTGCCCCACGGGCATCGCGCACACGTACATGGCCGCCGAGGCCCTCGAGCAGGCCGGTGCGGCCGCGGGGCACCAGGTGGTCGTCGAGACCCAGGGTGCCGCGGGCTCGACCCCGATCGACCCCGCGGTCATCGCCGACGCCGACGGCGTCATCTACGCCGCCGACCTCGAGGTCAAGGACAAGGACCGGTTCGCCGGCAAGCCGTTCGTCGACGTGGGCGTCAAGAAGGCCGTGCACGACCCGAACGCCGTGGTCGCGGCGGCCGTCGCGGCCGTCGAGAGCGCGCGCGCCGCGGGCGTGCCCACCGGGCCCGTGGCGCCCGCGGCCCCCGTCACGAAGGTGGACACCAACGCCGGGGCCGGCACGCGCATCCGGCAGTGGCTCATGACGGGCGTGTCCTACATGATCCCGTTCGTCGCCGCCGGCGGCATCCTCATCGCGCTCGGATTCATGCTCGCGGGCGTCGCGTGGCCCGGTGGCGAGGGCGCCGTCGAGGTCACCAAGATCCCGCTCGCGGACCTGGTCGCGGGCTTCGACCCGCTCTCGCTGCAGCACTGGTCGGCGGTCCTGTTCCAGACCGGCGCGCTCGCATTCGGCTTCCTGGTGCCCGTGCTGTCCGGCTTCATCGCGTACGCGATCGCCGACCGACCCGGTCTGGTGCCGGGCTTCGTCGGCGGTGCGGCGTCCGTCGCCGTGGGCGCCGGGTTCCTGGGCGGCCTGGTGACGGGCTTCCTGGCCGGTGGTGTCGCGCTGTGGATCAGCCGCTGGAAGGTCGCCAAGGGAGTGCGCGGCGTGATGCCGGTCGTCGTGGTGCCGCTGCTGTCCTCGCTGGTGGTCGGCGTCGTGATGCTGGTGCTCATCGGCAAGCCGATCGCGAGCGCGATGACGTCGCTCACCGACTGGCTCACGGGCCTGTCGGGTGCCAACGCGATCCTGCTGGGCGCGCTGCTCGGCGCGATGATGGGCTTCGACCTGGGCGGTCCCGTCAACAAGGTCGCGTACACGTTCGCGGTCACCGGGCTGTCCGTGCAGGGCCTGGCGGACGACGCGACGCAGTTCAAGATCATGGCCGCGGTCATGGCCGCCGGCATGGTCGCGCCGCTCGCGATGGCGCTCGCCACCGTGGTCCGCAAGAACCTGTTCACGCACTCCGAGCAGGAGAACGGCAAGGCGGCGTGGCTGCTCGGCGCATCCTTCATCTCCGAGGGCGCCATCCCGTTCGCGGCCGCCGACCCGTGGCGCGTCATCGTGTCCTCGGTCGTGGGCTCGAGCGCCGCCGGTGCCGTCTCCATGGCGCTGGGTGCGGGCGTCCGTGCACCGCACGGCGGCATCTGGGTGCTGCCGCTCATGTCCACCTTCTGGGCGTTCGTCGTCGCGATCGTCGTCGGCACGGTCATCACGGCCGGCCTGGTGATCGCCCTCAAGAGCATGCGTCCGAGCCCCGTCGTCGCCGCCGAGCAGCGCGCCGACGCCGCGCTCGCGGCCTGA
- a CDS encoding HPr family phosphocarrier protein produces the protein MAQRTVTIASRVGLHARPAMLFTQAVAASGVPVTIARPGDEPVDAGSILYVMGLGVASGEQVVLEADGPDAETVLDELVGLLSTDLDAPEAS, from the coding sequence ATGGCTCAGCGCACCGTCACCATCGCCTCCCGCGTCGGCCTGCACGCGCGTCCCGCGATGCTGTTCACGCAGGCCGTCGCCGCGAGCGGCGTGCCCGTCACGATCGCCCGTCCGGGCGACGAGCCGGTGGACGCCGGCAGCATCCTGTACGTCATGGGCCTCGGTGTGGCCTCGGGCGAGCAGGTGGTGCTCGAGGCCGACGGCCCCGACGCCGAGACCGTCCTGGACGAGCTCGTCGGGCTGCTGTCGACCGACCTGGACGCGCCGGAGGCGTCGTGA
- the ptsP gene encoding phosphoenolpyruvate--protein phosphotransferase: MTTPTPARPGTARAGDVLHGVGVGRRGAVGPVARVHALPTLDPEAPLLVDGRPATPEQAHAALERAFDEVAAALTEQAERATDTVREVLAATAQMAADRALRTQTLARVDAGEPVVRALDAVVGQFATMFVAAGGYLAERVTDLRSVRDRVVARALGLPAPGVPELREPSVVVAVDLAPADTAALDLDHVLAIVTEQGGPTGHTAIIAGQLGLPCLVRVAGVTELADGTVVAVDAASGTVVVDPDDDVRSELEARSRAEHALAADTAPGATRDGHPVALLANIGTAADAERVAPGAAQGVGLFRTEVLFLERSTEPTVAEQAQTYGRALTALGGRKVVVRTLDAGADKPLAFATQPDEENPALGVRGFRLVRSNPDLVEHQLEALARAQAETGVEPWVMAPMVATPDEARDFASRARAHGLTTVGVMVEVPAAALRAREILAEVDFVSLGTNDLAQYTMATDRLRGELADLLDPWQPAVLELVAATARAGTALGKPVGVCGESASDPLMALVLVGLGVTSLSMAPSAIPAVRYAVRAHTADQCAAIAAAALGAGSAQSARATVLAQLDPGVRVTLGV; encoded by the coding sequence GTGACCACCCCCACACCGGCCCGGCCGGGCACGGCCCGCGCGGGCGACGTCCTGCACGGGGTGGGCGTCGGGCGGCGCGGAGCCGTCGGGCCGGTGGCCCGCGTGCACGCGCTGCCGACGCTCGACCCCGAGGCGCCGCTGCTGGTCGACGGCCGGCCCGCGACGCCCGAGCAGGCGCACGCGGCGCTCGAGCGGGCGTTCGACGAGGTCGCGGCGGCCCTCACCGAGCAGGCGGAGCGGGCCACCGACACGGTGCGTGAGGTGCTCGCGGCGACGGCCCAGATGGCCGCCGACCGGGCGCTGCGCACGCAGACGCTCGCCCGCGTCGACGCGGGGGAGCCCGTGGTCCGCGCGCTCGACGCGGTCGTGGGGCAGTTCGCGACGATGTTCGTGGCCGCGGGTGGCTACCTCGCCGAACGTGTCACCGACCTGCGCTCGGTGCGGGACCGCGTGGTCGCACGCGCGCTCGGGCTGCCCGCACCGGGCGTGCCCGAGCTGCGCGAGCCGTCCGTGGTGGTCGCGGTCGACCTGGCGCCCGCGGACACCGCGGCGCTCGACCTCGACCACGTGCTGGCGATCGTCACCGAGCAGGGCGGCCCCACGGGTCACACCGCGATCATCGCGGGCCAGCTGGGGCTGCCGTGCCTGGTCCGGGTCGCGGGTGTCACGGAGCTGGCGGACGGCACCGTCGTCGCGGTGGACGCCGCGTCCGGGACGGTGGTCGTGGACCCCGACGACGACGTGCGCTCCGAGCTCGAGGCGCGCTCGCGGGCCGAGCACGCGCTCGCGGCCGACACCGCACCGGGTGCCACGCGGGACGGCCACCCCGTCGCGCTGCTCGCGAACATCGGCACCGCGGCGGACGCCGAGCGTGTCGCGCCGGGCGCCGCGCAGGGCGTCGGGCTGTTCCGCACCGAGGTGCTGTTCCTCGAGCGGTCCACCGAGCCGACCGTGGCCGAGCAGGCCCAGACGTACGGCCGGGCGCTCACCGCGCTGGGCGGCCGCAAGGTCGTCGTCCGGACGCTCGACGCGGGCGCCGACAAGCCCCTGGCGTTCGCGACCCAGCCCGACGAGGAGAACCCCGCGCTGGGCGTGCGCGGGTTCCGCCTGGTGCGCAGCAACCCCGATCTGGTCGAGCACCAGCTCGAGGCGCTGGCCCGTGCGCAGGCGGAGACCGGGGTCGAGCCGTGGGTCATGGCGCCGATGGTCGCCACGCCCGACGAGGCGCGCGACTTCGCGTCGCGCGCGCGTGCGCACGGCCTGACGACCGTGGGCGTCATGGTCGAGGTCCCCGCGGCCGCGCTGCGGGCCCGCGAGATCCTCGCGGAGGTCGACTTCGTCTCGCTCGGCACCAACGACCTCGCGCAGTACACGATGGCCACCGACCGGCTCCGCGGCGAGCTCGCGGACCTGCTGGACCCGTGGCAGCCCGCGGTGCTCGAGCTGGTCGCGGCCACCGCACGCGCGGGCACCGCGCTCGGCAAGCCCGTGGGTGTGTGCGGCGAGTCGGCGTCCGACCCGCTCATGGCGCTCGTGCTGGTCGGCCTCGGCGTCACGAGCCTGTCGATGGCGCCCTCGGCGATCCCGGCCGTGCGGTACGCCGTGCGCGCGCACACGGCCGACCAGTGCGCGGCGATCGCCGCGGCCGCGCTCGGCGCCGGCTCGGCGCAGTCCGCGCGCGCCACGGTGCTCGCGCAGCTCGACCCGGGTGTGCGCGTGACCCTGGGCGTCTGA